The following DNA comes from Physeter macrocephalus isolate SW-GA unplaced genomic scaffold, ASM283717v5 random_5449, whole genome shotgun sequence.
CACCACACAAAggtattacataattattgactgtattccccacactgtacatttcatttattttgcaactggaagctTGTAGcccttaatctccctcacctatttctctcttccccccacccccttccctctgcaACCAGCCGtttcttctctgtatccatgaCTCTGTTTCactcattttgatttttgttcactcgttttgatttttagattccacgtatcaGTTAAATCAGACAGTATCTTTCTTTTTCCGTCTGACTTacatgttgtttcaaatggcaagatttcattcttttttatagctgagtagtattccattgtatatgtatatcttctttatccattcatctgttgatggccatttaggttgtttccacatcttggctactgtattgataaataacgctgctatgatcgttggggtgcatatatctttttgaactagtgttcttgttttcttcacATAATACCCAGACGTGGAACTGCTGGATTGtgtgctagttctatttttaattttttgaggaaactccatactgttttccatcacggctgcacaaatttacatttccaccagcggtgcacgagggtttccttttctccacgtcctcactaaccttgttatctcttgtcttttcgtcggtagccattctgacaggtgtgaggtgacatctcattatggtttcagtttgcatttccctgatgatgagtgatgttgggcatcttttcatgcccctgttggccatctgtatgtctcccttGGAAgacagatcctctgcccattttcttaatcaggttaatagactttattttttagagcagttttaggttcacaacagaATTgagtgaaaatacagaaaaatacagagaaaaatcccATACACCCCCTGCCCGCACACACCACAGCTTCCCCACCAGGTGGTACTTTATGACAACTGCTGGACTTCCAGTGACACGTCACCACCCAGAGTCCGTGGTTCGCATCAGGGCTCACTCTCGGTGTTGGACATTCTACGGGTTTGGACAAAGTTATCATGACAcctatccaccattacagtatcccACAGAGTAGGTTCACCGCCcgaaaaatcctctgtgctcccccCCTCAACCCCCATGGCCACTGGtcttttactatctccatagttttgccttttccagcaggtcctagagttggaatcatacagaatgtagccttttcagactttTTAACTGTCAGCAAACACTTAAGGGAACTTTTCCCGAATCCTCGTGGGCCCTCGGGAATATCTGCACCCGATGCTGAACTCGTGGGGCTTCTCCCTAACCTGCTTCCTTGGGAAgagcagccccgcccccgccccgccccggagATCTCAGCAGCTCTAACTGCGCGTGTGTGTTGGCAGGACCCCAGCGCCATGCCCAGGCCCACCTCGCAGGACCTGGCCGGGTACTGGGACATGCTGCAGCTGTCCGTCCAGGACGTCAGCATGAAGTTCGACGAGTTGCACCAGCTGAAGCTCAGCGACTGGAAGGAGGTGGCGTCCCCGGAGAGGAAGGTAACCCCCCACCTGCCGCTGCCACCTCCCGGCGTCCAGGCCACCCGCTCCAAATGCCACATTATTGTGTGTGTCTCGGTCTTTGATTAACAGTACAGGATCCGATTTGCGGGGATAAACCCACGTGTGCACAATCGGGGTGGAGCTAAGGCCGTCAGCGTGTGTAGCGAGTCCCTTTCTTGCTGACAGTTCCCGGAA
Coding sequences within:
- the LOC112063216 gene encoding disks large-associated protein 2-like, with translation QPRPRPAPEISAALTARVCWQDPSAMPRPTSQDLAGYWDMLQLSVQDVSMKFDELHQLKLSDWKEVASPERKEERKVPPPIPKKPPKGKLPITREKSLDLPDRQRQEARRRLAAAKRAASFRQSSASERADSIEIYIPEAQTRL